From one Luteolibacter sp. SL250 genomic stretch:
- a CDS encoding alpha-hydroxy acid oxidase — protein sequence MPTPLPPLSSIPPDIVSVEDYEVLAYERLEASVWAYLSGGAGDESTLRENRSAFERIRLSPRLFRDFEGANTRLHLAGRSYEHPIFLAPTASHHLFHPEGELATVLGAAAMQAAMVVSTQASTSLEDIARGSQTPLWFQLYIQQDREFTADLVRRAEVAGYEALVVTADAPLSGLRNREQRAGFRIPPGIEPVNLRGMNPTPPATKVFGSELMDSAPTWKDLAWLQARTKLPVFVKGILDPQDAIIALEQGVAGIIVSNHGGRTLDTLPAGIEALPRVAERIGKRIPIVLDGGIRRGTDVFKAIALGASAVMIGRPYLHGLAAAGAIGVAHVLRILRTELEVTMALTGTRSLAEITPASLWPEK from the coding sequence ATGCCCACGCCCCTTCCTCCTCTTTCCTCCATCCCGCCGGACATTGTCTCCGTAGAGGACTACGAGGTGCTCGCCTACGAGCGGCTGGAAGCCTCCGTCTGGGCCTATCTCTCCGGCGGCGCCGGGGATGAGTCCACCCTGCGGGAGAACCGCAGCGCCTTCGAGCGCATCCGCCTTTCACCCCGGCTGTTCCGCGACTTCGAAGGGGCGAACACCCGCCTTCATCTGGCGGGGAGGAGCTATGAGCACCCCATCTTCCTCGCCCCCACCGCCTCCCACCACCTGTTCCACCCGGAAGGGGAACTGGCCACCGTGCTGGGTGCGGCCGCGATGCAGGCGGCCATGGTGGTCAGCACGCAGGCCAGCACCTCCCTGGAGGACATCGCCCGCGGCTCCCAGACCCCGCTCTGGTTCCAGCTCTACATCCAACAGGACCGGGAGTTCACCGCCGACCTGGTCCGCAGGGCGGAGGTGGCCGGATATGAGGCCCTCGTTGTCACGGCGGACGCGCCGCTCAGCGGTCTCCGCAACCGGGAGCAGCGCGCCGGTTTCCGCATCCCCCCGGGGATCGAGCCGGTGAACCTCCGCGGCATGAATCCCACCCCTCCCGCCACGAAGGTGTTCGGCAGCGAGCTGATGGATTCCGCCCCAACCTGGAAGGATCTGGCATGGCTCCAGGCCCGGACGAAACTGCCTGTCTTCGTCAAGGGCATCCTGGATCCCCAGGACGCCATCATCGCCCTGGAACAAGGGGTTGCCGGCATCATCGTTTCGAACCACGGAGGCAGGACGCTGGACACCCTGCCTGCCGGCATCGAGGCGCTGCCCCGGGTGGCGGAGCGCATCGGAAAACGCATCCCGATCGTCCTCGACGGGGGCATCCGCCGGGGAACGGACGTTTTCAAGGCAATCGCCCTGGGAGCCTCCGCCGTCATGATCGGGCGGCCATATCTGCACGGACTCGCCGCGGCTGGTGCCATCGGCGTGGCCCACGTACTCAGGATCCTGCGGACGGAGCTGGAGGTCACGATGGCCCTCACCGGGACACGCTCGCTGGCGGAGATCACGCCAGCCTCCCTGTGGCCGGAAAAATGA